The Peribacillus simplex genome contains the following window.
GGGCTTGCAAACCTGTTTTCAGTTTTACTTCAACTTGTTTTTCCACCATCTTGATCTCCCCTGTTAGCTTTATTTTTTCGCAGCAATAGCCTCTCCCCCACGGAGCCTGTCAGCTATTTCATCAATCTTGCGTAATCGGTGATTAATCCCTGACTTACTGATGTTTCCTCCTGATACCATTTCTCCAAGTTCCTTTAAGGTTATATCCTGAAATGCTATCCTAAGCTCCGCAATTTCCCGAAGCTTATCCGGTAAAATGCTTAGTCCTACCGTATCCTCAATGTAATGGATATTTTCAACCTGGCGCAATGAGGCACCAATCGTTTTGTTCAAATTGGCTGTTTCACAATTCACAAGTCGATTTACTGAATTACGCATATCACGGACAATCCGTACATCCTCGAATCTTAATAAGGCTGAATGGGCACCGACTATGCTTAAAAACTCAGCTATCTTTTCGGCTTCTTTCAAATAAATGATGTACCCTTTTTTGCGTTCAAGCGTCTTGGCCTTCAAGCCAAACTTATTCATTAGCTCACAAAGGGCATCATTGTGCTCTTTATAAAGTGAGAAAATCTCAAGGTGATAGGAAGACGTTTCCGGATTATTCACCGATCCCCCCGCAAGGAATGCACCTCTTAGGTATGAACGCTTACAGCATTTCTTCCCAACAATAGTGTCGGATATAGCATGGAGAATTTCAAAGCCGTCGCCTAAAATTTCCAAATCGGTTAAAACCCGCTGCCCTCCAGATGACATCCTGACAATATAAACATTATTTTTTTTAAGCTTCATCTTTTTACGGACCAAAAGCTCGACCTGGACCTCATAACTTTTTTTCAGCAGCGTATAAATCCTTCTGGCAATCGCAGCATTCTCAGTTTGAATATCCACGACAAGCTTCCGATTAGAAAATGAAAGGGATCCGTTCATCCGGATAAGCGCACACAATTCCGCTTTTCCGCAGCAATCCTTTCCCTCTAATGTAGTAAGCTCTTTTTTCGTTTCTGAAGCAAAAGACATCCATTTCACCCCCAATCGAACGCAGGTAATCTATTTTATCAATCAAAAAAACGTCCCCGCTTATATCTACGGAACAATGTGGCTTTTTGTTTCATTTACAAGCATATTATAAAGCAAATCCGCCACTTTTTTCGTGTCATGGCGTATTACATTCCCTTCATAGCTGAAAATGCGTTCTTGTATGATTTCAAGACCCATCCGTTTTAAACTTTCTACATCATACATGACCGGTTTGGCATATTCAGCTTGATAACGTTGCTGAATCTCAGTCGGTATTTCCTCATTATTAACCAGTATCCTGTCAATATATGCATTTCCCATATGGTCATATATAGCTTTTATATGATCGCTCGCGCTATAATCCAACGTCTCGCCGGCTTGTGTCATTAAATTGCAAATGTACACCTTCTTAGCCTTGGAGCGGCCAACCTCTTCCCCTAGGCCCGGGACAAGTAAGTTAGGCAGAATGCTAGTATATAAGCTTCCTGGACCAATGACAATAAGATCTGCATGCTTAATTTCCTGAAGAGTTTCACTGAGCGGCCTTATATGCTGAGGAGACAGGAATACTTTTTTTATTTTCTTTCCTGAAAAGGGGATCTTGGATTCTCCTGTAACAATCGTTCCGTCATCCATCTCCGCATGGAGAACCACACTTTGGTTGGCAGCCGGAAGCACTTTACCACGGACATTAAGGAATTTACTCATTTCCTGGATAGCATGGACAAAATCTCCGGTCAACGAGGTCATTGCCGCCAGGATCAAATTCCCCAGCGAATGCCCGGATAGCTCATTTTTACTCTGAAAGCGATGTTGAAACATTTGTTCAACAAGAGGCTCTACATCCGATAACGCTGCTAGAACGTTACGAATATCACCTGGCGCGGGGATATCCATGTCCTCGCGAAGGCGACCCGAACTTCCGCCATCATCTGCTACAGTGACGATCGCCGTTATATCCACTGGATGCTTCTTTAAACCTCTTAACAAAACGGGAAGGCCGGTTCCCCCTCCGATGATCACAACCTTAGGTTGTTTCTTATTATCTAACATCTGCTTTCCCCTTACTTTTTTCGATATCACGATGAGATATTTGAACGCTGTAATCCTTTTTGAAGTGGTTTGAAATATACTCCGTCAATGCTACAGAACGATGCTGACCGCCTGTACACCCAATCGCAACTACAAGCTGTGCTTTCCCTTCACGTTTATAATGTGGAAGCATGAAGGCAAGCAGGTCGGTCACCTTTTCCAAGAACTTTTGAGTCTCACTCCATTTTAAAACGTAACTCGACACTTCCTGTTCCAAACCAGTCTTTGGCCTCATATGGTCAATATAATATGGATTTGGCAGGAAACGTACATCAAACACAAGGTCGGCATCTATTGGCAGACCATGCTTGAACCCGAAGGACATGACATTGACTGTGAAACCTACACATTTATCCGCAGAAAATTCCGAAGCGATTTTCTCCCTCAATTCGCGCGGTTTCAGTTGTGAAGTATTAAAGATCAGCTGAGCTCTTCCCTTTAGTTCGTCCAATAGTTCCCGTTCCATTTTAATGCCTTCCAATGGCCTGCCTAATGGAGCAAGGGGATGGGTCCTTCTCGTTTCCTTATACCTGCGTACCAAGGAATCATCATCAGCTTCAAGAAAAAGGATTCTTGGTGATACTGCCGCTGATTCCGTTAATTTATCCAGTGCAAGAAATAAGGAATCAAAAAACTCCCTCCCCCTCAAGTCCATGACAAGAGCCACTTTATTCATCTTATTCCCGGAGTCCTTCATTAACTCCAAAAACTTTGGCAATAGCGTGGGCGGCAAATTATCGACGCAAAAAAAGCCGAGGTCTTCAAAACTTTGAACCGCCACTGTCTTACCTGCTCCTGACATTCCGGTTATGATGACCAATTGCGTTTCATTAATCTCCCCTGTACTCATAGTTCTCCGCCCCCATATATAGCAATCTTTTTTATATTGAATATTGAATATTAACCTGGATCCAATCGATAAGAAAGTAACTTAAACTCAGGCGTATAGGTAAACGTTCCATAAATGATTCCACTTCCATGGACCATATAGTCCAGAATATGAAAATCACCCTCAGCCATTTTCAGCTTTTTAACATCATCAACCGGATGCCAGCTAAGTTCCCCTTCTTCACAAACATCCACATTGACACCATCTGAATCCGTCGCAAAGAAAGTGAACATCATCCACTCTGACAAAACTTTATCCCCGTCCTTCATAATGAAGGTGAAAATACCTTTTATGGAAGGGTTTTTCAAATAAACTCCTGTTTCTTCGCGATATTCTCTAATACAAGCATCACGTACAGATTCCCCAGGCTCCATCTTGCCGCCTGGAGCTACCCACCATCCGCGTCTAGGTTTTTTCAATAAGAGGATTTGATCATCCTTAATCAATACACAGTTTGTGACACGTTGCACGTTCTTCACCTCAATTGGCCTCTGCTCGACTATAGAAACCTTCCCTCTTCTTCTTGAAGAGATTCAGTTTATATCATTAAACCGCCGTTAGATATCCATTTGGCGATTCTCAAATGCTAATAGTTCAAACAAGTTGTATTTTACATCTTATTACCTTTTGACAGATATGTTTAGTATATCTTATCATTATACTATTTTTGAAATGAGCTAACAATAAAGGAAACTTCCTGCATTGGGGGAATATTCATTCGCAAGGAATCACTGAGTAAGTCTTTATCTCCTGCTTAACTCCTATTCTTCTCCACTTTCCCTGCCTAAATTCAAAGAGATGGCTAACTTCACATTCCAAGCAA
Protein-coding sequences here:
- a CDS encoding NUDIX hydrolase; protein product: MQRVTNCVLIKDDQILLLKKPRRGWWVAPGGKMEPGESVRDACIREYREETGVYLKNPSIKGIFTFIMKDGDKVLSEWMMFTFFATDSDGVNVDVCEEGELSWHPVDDVKKLKMAEGDFHILDYMVHGSGIIYGTFTYTPEFKLLSYRLDPG
- the rapZ gene encoding RNase adapter RapZ — translated: MSTGEINETQLVIITGMSGAGKTVAVQSFEDLGFFCVDNLPPTLLPKFLELMKDSGNKMNKVALVMDLRGREFFDSLFLALDKLTESAAVSPRILFLEADDDSLVRRYKETRRTHPLAPLGRPLEGIKMERELLDELKGRAQLIFNTSQLKPRELREKIASEFSADKCVGFTVNVMSFGFKHGLPIDADLVFDVRFLPNPYYIDHMRPKTGLEQEVSSYVLKWSETQKFLEKVTDLLAFMLPHYKREGKAQLVVAIGCTGGQHRSVALTEYISNHFKKDYSVQISHRDIEKSKGKADVR
- the whiA gene encoding DNA-binding protein WhiA: MSFASETKKELTTLEGKDCCGKAELCALIRMNGSLSFSNRKLVVDIQTENAAIARRIYTLLKKSYEVQVELLVRKKMKLKKNNVYIVRMSSGGQRVLTDLEILGDGFEILHAISDTIVGKKCCKRSYLRGAFLAGGSVNNPETSSYHLEIFSLYKEHNDALCELMNKFGLKAKTLERKKGYIIYLKEAEKIAEFLSIVGAHSALLRFEDVRIVRDMRNSVNRLVNCETANLNKTIGASLRQVENIHYIEDTVGLSILPDKLREIAELRIAFQDITLKELGEMVSGGNISKSGINHRLRKIDEIADRLRGGEAIAAKK
- a CDS encoding gluconeogenesis factor YvcK family protein; this encodes MLDNKKQPKVVIIGGGTGLPVLLRGLKKHPVDITAIVTVADDGGSSGRLREDMDIPAPGDIRNVLAALSDVEPLVEQMFQHRFQSKNELSGHSLGNLILAAMTSLTGDFVHAIQEMSKFLNVRGKVLPAANQSVVLHAEMDDGTIVTGESKIPFSGKKIKKVFLSPQHIRPLSETLQEIKHADLIVIGPGSLYTSILPNLLVPGLGEEVGRSKAKKVYICNLMTQAGETLDYSASDHIKAIYDHMGNAYIDRILVNNEEIPTEIQQRYQAEYAKPVMYDVESLKRMGLEIIQERIFSYEGNVIRHDTKKVADLLYNMLVNETKSHIVP